A genomic segment from Glycine max cultivar Williams 82 chromosome 1, Glycine_max_v4.0, whole genome shotgun sequence encodes:
- the LOC100807102 gene encoding protein OCTOPUS encodes MNPPQPPQPHRPSTSCPRHPDEAFTGFCPSCLCERLALLDPNNNPSTANSSSSSSWKPASTAAALKALFRPPSLPELRRTKSFSASKNEPFSSFEPQRKSCDVRVRNTLSNLFHQDITIHINPPRVVEPHPQQNDNPPRVLDQPEQQEEEGEEEEEEEEDREEIRVLEEPEPKPYVNEIEELEVEILKQKEKEEELVAIVKEEDEGLKTMKDHIDLNSSQNNKQQKARDFKELAGSFFSAASVFSKKLQKWRQKQKAKKRRSGGALPVEKPIGRQFRDTQSEIADYGFGRRSCDTDPRFSLDAGRFSLDAGRMSFDDPRYSIEEPRASWDGYLVGRSAFPRMPTMLSVVEDAPVPVPVAVNHVVRTDMQIPVEEGSNEDESVPGGSAQTREYYDSGSRRRKSLDRSSSARKSISLEVDELGNNGNENGNGNGNGNAKVAPAGVDYVQGVRMGFNDREFGSNSMREDCCSDKMFDVGVIGNGKGGKKGRRWRWSIWGFIHRRGGNKDGDEDRYSRVNGVERSYSESWGGGGSGFNGRMLRSNSSVSWRNVQGIGNGGGSGGGFGGFRRNGVQSNGNGKKGKDELVLERNRSARYSPNNIDNGLLRFYLTPMRGSRRSGSVKSRSNQAHSIARSVLGLY; translated from the coding sequence ATGAATCCCCCCCAACCGCCGCAGCCCCACCGCCCCTCCACCTCCTGCCCCCGCCACCCCGACGAAGCCTTCACCGGCTTCTGTCCCTCATGCCTCTGCGAACGCCTCGCCCTCTTAGACCCCAACAACAACCCCTCCACCGCcaactcctcctcctcctcatccTGGAAACCCGCCTCCACCGCCGCCGCCCTTAAAGCCCTCTTCCGGCCACCTTCCCTCCCCGAACTCCGCCGCACCAAATCCTTCTCCGCCTCCAAAAACGAACCCTTCTCCTCCTTCGAACCCCAGCGCAAATCCTGCGACGTCAGAGTCCGTAACACCCTCTCTAACCTCTTCCACCAAGACATTACCATTCACATTAACCCTCCACGTGTCGTTGAACCGCATCCCCAACAAAACGACAATCCTCCACGCGTCCTTGACCAGCCCGAAcagcaagaagaagaaggagaagaagaagaggaagaggaagaagacagAGAGGAGATTAGGGTTCTAGAGGAGCCCGAGCCCAAGCCCTATGTGAACGAAATCGAAGAACTTGAAGTAGAGATActaaaacagaaagaaaaagaagaagagctTGTTGCTATtgtaaaagaagaagacgaggGGTTGAAGACAATGAAGGACCACATTGACCTCAATTCTTCTCAGAACAACAAGCAGCAGAAAGCGCGTGACTTCAAGGAGCTCGCGGGGAGCTTCTTCTCCGCGGCCTCGGTTTTCAGCAAGAAGCTGCAGAAGTGGCGGCAGAAGCAGAAGGCGAAGAAGCGGCGGAGCGGCGGCGCGCTGCCGGTGGAGAAGCCGATCGGGCGGCAATTCCGCGACACGCAGTCGGAGATCGCCGACTACGGGTTCGGTCGGCGGTCGTGCGACACCGATCCGAGATTCTCGCTGGACGCCGGGCGGTTCTCGCTGGACGCCGGGCGGATGTCGTTCGACGACCCGCGGTACTCGATCGAGGAGCCGCGGGCGTCGTGGGACGGGTATTTGGTGGGGAGAAGCGCGTTTCCGAGGATGCCGACGATGTTGTCGGTGGTGGAGGACGCGCCGGTGCCGGTGCCGGTGGCTGTGAACCATGTGGTGAGGACCGATATGCAGATTCCAGTGGAAGAGGGGTCGAATGAAGATGAGAGTGTGCCTGGTGGGAGTGCACAGACTAGGGAGTATTACGATTCGGGTTCCAGGAGGAGGAAGAGTCTTGATAGGTCTAGTTCGGCTAGAAAGAGTATTAGTTTGGAGGTGGATGAGTTAGGGAATAATGGGAATGAGAATGGGAATGGGAATGGGAATGGGAATGCTAAGGTGGCTCCTGCTGGGGTGGATTATGTGCAGGGGGTGAGAATGGGGTTTAATGATCGCGAATTCGGGTCCAATTCGATGCGGGAGGATTGCTGTTCTGATAAGATGTTTGATGTGGGAGTGATTGGGAATGGGAAGGGAGGGAAGAAGGGGCGGCGGTGGCGGTGGAGCATTTGGGGGTTTATACACCGGCGTGGCGGGAACAAGGATGGGGATGAGGATAGGTATAGCAGGGTGAATGGGGTGGAGAGGTCGTATTCGGAGTCGTGGGGCGGTGGTGGTAGTGGTTTTAATGGGAGGATGTTGAGGAGCAATAGTAGTGTGAGTTGGAGGAATGTTCAAGGGATTGGGAATGGTGGTGGTAGTGGTGGTGGGTTTGGGGGTTTTAGGAGGAATGGTGTTCAGAGCAATGGGAATGGGAAGAAGGGAAAGGATGAACTTGTGTTGGAAAGGAATAGAAGTGCAAGGTATTCTCCTAACAACATTGACAATGGCCTCTTAAGGTTTTACTTGACTCCAATGAGGGGGAGCAGAAGAAGTGGGTCTGTGAAAAGTAGGTCAAATCAAGCACATTCTATTGCAAGAAGTGTGCTTGGATTGTATTGA